The following are encoded in a window of Synergistota bacterium genomic DNA:
- a CDS encoding phosphatidate cytidylyltransferase — protein MREWTKRLLTAIVGAPLVLLVCWWGGYPFLAFILILGVLGVMEFYDLVAYKGVRASRGAGIIATLILLFYAFTDNEQKVVIPTFLVLFLLVGQVLRKGRRSPLVSVGATLWGFFYVGWLLSYVILLRNLEDGRFWTIVLVLLTWSTDTMAYLVGKSMGRKKLAPAVSPGKTVEGFWGGVLGAILFMSVLSWLYALPPLWALTLGGIAGVWGQLGDLGESLFKREVALKDISGLIPGHGGVLDRFDSFLFNAPMLYYYLFWTGVID, from the coding sequence TATCCTTTTCTTGCTTTCATCCTCATACTTGGTGTTTTGGGAGTTATGGAGTTTTATGATCTCGTTGCATATAAGGGTGTCAGAGCATCACGCGGAGCAGGCATAATAGCGACGCTTATCCTCCTTTTTTATGCTTTTACTGATAATGAGCAGAAAGTAGTTATTCCCACATTTTTGGTTCTTTTCCTCTTGGTGGGTCAGGTTCTCAGGAAGGGGAGGAGGTCTCCCCTCGTTTCCGTTGGGGCTACTCTCTGGGGATTTTTCTACGTAGGGTGGCTTTTAAGTTATGTTATCCTTCTGAGGAACCTTGAGGATGGTAGGTTTTGGACTATTGTATTAGTGCTTTTAACTTGGTCAACGGACACCATGGCTTATTTAGTTGGAAAATCGATGGGGAGAAAAAAGCTTGCTCCAGCTGTGAGTCCAGGTAAAACTGTGGAAGGTTTTTGGGGAGGAGTTTTAGGAGCCATTCTGTTTATGAGCGTCTTAAGCTGGCTTTATGCTCTTCCTCCTCTCTGGGCATTAACGCTTGGCGGAATTGCTGGAGTTTGGGGACAACTTGGGGATCTCGGAGAATCTCTCTTTAAGAGAGAGGTTGCTCTTAAGGACATAAGTGGTCTTATCCCGGGACATGGAGGTGTGCTTGACAGATTTGATAGCTTCCTATTTAACGCTCCTATGCTATATTACTATCTTTTTTGGACGGGAGTGATCGATTAG
- a CDS encoding septal ring lytic transglycosylase RlpA family protein, whose protein sequence is MIPLSGEAHAKKFVQYGWASWYGPEFHGKRTASGEPYNMYAYTAAHPTLPFGTYLIVTNLSNGRKVIVKVNDRGPFKKGRIIDLSYAAAKKLGIVGSGTAYVKIEIFRLPSGANPFLEVKYYSVQVGAFRDIRNARRWKGKIRGLIWWRIGMPLFIKREGELYKVLVGRFKSRGKAEKWQRFFRKRGINCMVIAIYR, encoded by the coding sequence ATGATTCCTCTTTCGGGAGAAGCTCATGCTAAAAAGTTTGTTCAATATGGTTGGGCTTCTTGGTATGGTCCGGAATTTCATGGTAAGAGAACGGCAAGTGGAGAGCCATATAATATGTATGCCTATACGGCTGCTCATCCAACTTTGCCTTTTGGAACCTACCTCATCGTGACGAATCTTTCCAATGGTAGAAAGGTTATAGTGAAGGTGAATGATAGGGGACCTTTCAAAAAAGGGCGCATAATAGATCTGTCCTACGCTGCTGCTAAAAAGCTTGGAATAGTCGGGAGCGGTACTGCTTACGTAAAGATAGAAATTTTTAGACTTCCGTCAGGGGCGAATCCTTTCCTTGAGGTTAAGTACTACTCTGTTCAAGTAGGAGCCTTTAGAGATATAAGAAATGCACGAAGATGGAAAGGAAAGATAAGGGGATTAATATGGTGGAGAATAGGCATGCCCTTATTCATAAAGAGGGAAGGAGAGCTTTATAAAGTACTTGTGGGGAGGTTTAAGAGTAGAGGGAAGGCGGAAAAATGGCAGAGATTTTTCAGAAAAAGGGGAATAAACTGCATGGTAATAGCAATTTACCGTTGA